A portion of the Hylaeus volcanicus isolate JK05 unplaced genomic scaffold, UHH_iyHylVolc1.0_haploid 12237, whole genome shotgun sequence genome contains these proteins:
- the LOC128884075 gene encoding uncharacterized protein LOC128884075 isoform X2, protein MECALSDLRGFVSILHALQLENRKDYPLEIFIDKQGVGFHSMTQAGDVMIQCVLTPDWFHQFRVDDQIYNSLSQNTVHAACYNFSLVLPHFLHYIQAFGLGASMILKYLPEEKKLQLILTHKDGRSECFIQVHQSQCFSALSDWNHTDCLFEIHSFFFSQPKRLRDSLMDIQDNSELTSKIILQVSPLEQNNGSESRKDTLSEEQSVLTMNVTTQCSSCCIAFPYTPQLFPVFQVKTTHSFSFKVFHVVITSWIITRLPYIKRNTQSPISYGCAEFTHLIGIFR, encoded by the exons ATGGAATGTGCTTTAAGTGATCTTCGTGGTTTTGTTTCAATACTCCATGCTCTACAACTGGAAAATCGAAAAGACTACCCTCTTGAGATTTTTATAGATAAGCAAGGAGTGGGTTTCCACTCAATGACGCAAGCGGGTGATGTGATGATTCAATGTGTATTAACACCGGACTGGTTTCACCAGTTTCGTGTTGATGACCAAATATACAATTCCTTATCTCAAAACACGGTGCACGCAGCATGTTATAACTTTTCCCTTGTGTTACCTCACTTTCTTCATTATATTCAAGCTTTCGGATTAGGTGCCTCCATGATATTAAAGTACTTAcctgaagaaaaaaaacttcaattaattttgacacATAAAGATGGTCGTTCGGAATGCTTTATTCAAGTGCATCAATCTCAATGCTTCTCGGCTTTATCAGACTGGAACCACACTGATTGTCTTTTTGAAATCCAT TCGTTCTTCTTTTCACAGCCTAAACGTTTACGTGATTCTCTTATGGATATTCAAGATAATAGCGAATTGACTAGCAAG ATCATTTTACAAGTTTCTCCTCTTGAGCAAAACAATGGAAGTGAATCGAGAAAAGATACGCTTTCAGAAGAACAGTCTGTACTAACTATG AATGTCACAACACAATGCTCTTCATGTTGTATCGCCTTTCCTTATACTCCACAGCTTTTTCCAGTGTTTCAAGTGAAAACGACGCACAG CTTTAGCTTCAAGGTGTTCCATGTGGTTATCACCTCATGGATTATTACACGCCTCCCTtacattaaa AGGAACACCCAGTCTCCAATTTCGTATGGTTGTGCAGAGTTTACACACTTGATTGGAATTTTTCGCTAG
- the LOC128884075 gene encoding uncharacterized protein LOC128884075 isoform X1, with translation MECALSDLRGFVSILHALQLENRKDYPLEIFIDKQGVGFHSMTQAGDVMIQCVLTPDWFHQFRVDDQIYNSLSQNTVHAACYNFSLVLPHFLHYIQAFGLGASMILKYLPEEKKLQLILTHKDGRSECFIQVHQSQCFSALSDWNHTDCLFEIHSFFFSQPKRLRDSLMDIQDNSELTSKIILQVSPLEQNNGSESRKDTLSEEQSVLTMNVTTQCSSCCIAFPYTPQLFPVFQVKTTHRYTYATKVFLMLQKPLALASRCSMWLSPHGLLHASLTLKGTPSLQFRMVVQSLHT, from the exons ATGGAATGTGCTTTAAGTGATCTTCGTGGTTTTGTTTCAATACTCCATGCTCTACAACTGGAAAATCGAAAAGACTACCCTCTTGAGATTTTTATAGATAAGCAAGGAGTGGGTTTCCACTCAATGACGCAAGCGGGTGATGTGATGATTCAATGTGTATTAACACCGGACTGGTTTCACCAGTTTCGTGTTGATGACCAAATATACAATTCCTTATCTCAAAACACGGTGCACGCAGCATGTTATAACTTTTCCCTTGTGTTACCTCACTTTCTTCATTATATTCAAGCTTTCGGATTAGGTGCCTCCATGATATTAAAGTACTTAcctgaagaaaaaaaacttcaattaattttgacacATAAAGATGGTCGTTCGGAATGCTTTATTCAAGTGCATCAATCTCAATGCTTCTCGGCTTTATCAGACTGGAACCACACTGATTGTCTTTTTGAAATCCAT TCGTTCTTCTTTTCACAGCCTAAACGTTTACGTGATTCTCTTATGGATATTCAAGATAATAGCGAATTGACTAGCAAG ATCATTTTACAAGTTTCTCCTCTTGAGCAAAACAATGGAAGTGAATCGAGAAAAGATACGCTTTCAGAAGAACAGTCTGTACTAACTATG AATGTCACAACACAATGCTCTTCATGTTGTATCGCCTTTCCTTATACTCCACAGCTTTTTCCAGTGTTTCAAGTGAAAACGACGCACAG ATATACGTATgctacaaaagtttttttaatgCTTCAAAAACCATtag CTTTAGCTTCAAGGTGTTCCATGTGGTTATCACCTCATGGATTATTACACGCCTCCCTtacattaaa AGGAACACCCAGTCTCCAATTTCGTATGGTTGTGCAGAGTTTACACACTTGA
- the LOC128884073 gene encoding uncharacterized protein LOC128884073 isoform X3, whose amino-acid sequence MRQTCRFFETHSMNNNTNSYETKKPNLKSSINFRSPTLPDELLFSTPTESLNNFYNDSEKTYEFWKDSTNDIDGFKQFIYHDDSESNELIPRKSYGSSDWQSTVSKLFPKSKEWKETKKCHLDDAYGLSSLTLSDSEKVQTTSFLNSSTTPSYTLPRPSFHTVCQPECAQSLGSHFLINNNDYAKSFSYNASDNDKNIFVESTNQIEYFSENNEANYKKNSATCSNELCDLFQQESLFSSIMEYPSPHHFNCEAQKKKYVKVSLPMADENASKHHLIHRSHVENQSNVLKTSSCDISYNINYSNTLQTEVTESIQNTNLNLTKNVTEPKEVATNGFLKAGKPDVKFFNDNTNEISSFSSKNTTNTFYDNVQLKNKDLFMESHKSYLNTRRKTLNPSCTETSRPANSYMNLLENLDRFFPLSSGSRLPPPLPSQTLDICYTSDKPNTKSLQEPHIPTTFVRRSRAKTSPAISNPFTDKLFTCFQTSEPHDHSLNVPFFQPIETMSSRFLTEKENLHLEGPLSHAFPIPKFHFFCKSVDATATNTTNNNNNICEYNDSMLNNKSDGFNYPFFNSNTKNSIALSMCKKLIPRTTDLQTSPCVSFDKSDVMHHDADKNTLPYSQIQEDMIHEFDPSKDCYAWNNPKIMTGFNQPTKKLASHKKPTLCKASLMYFPFCFQKNIHNPYNKVESQQHPPSLHSGFVTNSLTTQPWTSGVTKSVTTNSPSQPITEIPLNDVPQSDDSHALQNFLHIQRQCRPCAFFYSKKKNCRNSYSCKFCHHSDHSIISMKQWKKNMVKKNVSMSVVHCST is encoded by the exons atgcGTCAAACTTGCAGATTTTTTGAAACTCATAGTATGAACAACAATACAAATTCTTATGAAACTAAAAAGCCGAATTTGAAATCAAGTATCAATTTTAGATCGCCAACGTTACCAGATGAGTTACTTTTTTCCACTCCAACCGAGTCTctaaacaatttctataatGATTCAGAAAAGACCTATGAATTTTGGAAAGATTCAACAAACGATATAGAcggttttaaacaatttatttatcatgaTGACAGCGAGTCCAATGAATTGATCCCTAGAAAATCGTATGGTTCCTCTGATTGGCAGTCCACTGTATCTAAATTGTTCCCAAAAAGTAAGGAATGgaaggaaacaaaaaagtgCCACTTAGATGACGCCTATGGATTGAGTTCATTGACATTAAGCGATAGCGAAAAAGTGCAAAcgacttcttttttaaattcctccACGACACCTTCGTATACTCTTCCCAGGCCATCTTTTCACACTGTATGTCAACCTGAATGCGCTCAATCGCTTGGatctcattttttaataaataacaatgatTATGCTAAGAGTTTTTCATATAACGCATCTGATAAtgataaaaacattttcgttgAATCCACAAATCAGATCGAATATTTCTCGGAAAACAACGAggcaaattataaaaaaaatagtgccACATGTTCAAATGAATTATGTGATCTATTTCAACAggaatctttattttcatcgattatGGAATATCCATCACCTCAtcattttaattgtgaggcacaaaagaaaaagtatgttAAAGTATCCCTTCCAATGGCTGATGAAAATGCTTCGAAACATCACTTAATACATCGCTCTCATGTCGAAAATCAATCAAATGTTTTGAAAACGTCGTCTTGTGATATATcttataatatcaattattccAACACTTTGCAAACTGAAGTAACCGAATCCATTCAAaacacaaatttaaacttgacTAAAAATGTTACGGAGCCTAAAGAAGTTGCTACAAACGGTTTTTTAAAAGCTGGTAAACCTgatgttaaattttttaacgataacaCCAATGAAATAAGTTCTTTCTCTTCCAAAAACACAACTAACACATTTTATGACAATGTTCagctaaaaaataaagatttgttTATGGAGTCTCATAAATCCTATTTGAACACTCGTCGAAAAACTCTCAATCCTTCCTGTACGGAAACATCCCGTCCTGCTAATTCATATATGAActtattagaaaatttgg ATCGTTTTTTCCCATTATCGTCTGGATCAAGACTACCTCCACCCTTACCCTCTCAGACTTTAGATATTTGTTATACGTCCGATAAACCAAACACAAAATCATTGCAAGAACCTCACATCCCTACAACCTTTGTTAGGCGATCCCGTGCAAAAACATCTCCAGCCATATCTAATCCATTCaccgataaattatttact TGTTTCCAGACATCAGAACCGCATGATCATTCTCTCAACGTACCCTTTTTTCAACCCATCGAAACAATGTCCTCAAGATTTTTAACGGAGAaggaaaatttacatttagagGGTCCTTTGTCCCATGCTTTCCCGATAcccaaatttcattttttttgtaaatctgTAGATGCTACGGCAACAAATACTACtaacaacaataacaatatcTGTGAATATAATGATTCAAtgctaaataataaatcggaTGGATTCAACTATCCTTTTTTCAATTCCAATACAAAAAACTCTATCGCTTTATCAATgtgtaaaaaattgattcctcGAACTACAGACTTACAAACCTCTCCATGTGTTTCCTTTGATAAATCTGACGTCATGCATCATGATGCtgataaaaatacattgcCTTACTCACAGATTCAGGAAGACATGATACATGAATTCGACCCTTCCAAAGATTGTTATGCATGGAATAATCCAAAAATTATGACTG GTTTCAATCAACCAACTAAAAAACTCGCTTCACACAAAAAACCAACTCTTTGTAAAGCTTCTTTAATGTATTTTCCTTTCTGTTttcaaaagaatattcataaCCCTTACAATAAAGTAGAATCACAGCAACACCCTCCCTCTTTACATTCGGGTTTTGTAACAAACTCTTTAACAACACAGCCATGGACTAGTGGTGTTACAAAGAGTGTCACCACCAATTCGCCAAGTCAACCGATAACTGAAATACCACTAAACGACGTTCCACAATCCGATGACTCTCACGCTTTACAGA ATTTTTTACACATTCAAAGGCAATGTCGACCATGCGCgtttttttatagtaaaaagaaaaactgtcgAAATAGCTACAGTTGCAAATTCTGTCACCACTCGGAtcactcaattatttccatgaaacaatggaaaaaaaatatggtaaaaaaaaatgtttccatgTCGGTTGTACATTGCTCAACATAA
- the LOC128884073 gene encoding uncharacterized protein LOC128884073 isoform X1 has product MRQTCRFFETHSMNNNTNSYETKKPNLKSSINFRSPTLPDELLFSTPTESLNNFYNDSEKTYEFWKDSTNDIDGFKQFIYHDDSESNELIPRKSYGSSDWQSTVSKLFPKSKEWKETKKCHLDDAYGLSSLTLSDSEKVQTTSFLNSSTTPSYTLPRPSFHTVCQPECAQSLGSHFLINNNDYAKSFSYNASDNDKNIFVESTNQIEYFSENNEANYKKNSATCSNELCDLFQQESLFSSIMEYPSPHHFNCEAQKKKYVKVSLPMADENASKHHLIHRSHVENQSNVLKTSSCDISYNINYSNTLQTEVTESIQNTNLNLTKNVTEPKEVATNGFLKAGKPDVKFFNDNTNEISSFSSKNTTNTFYDNVQLKNKDLFMESHKSYLNTRRKTLNPSCTETSRPANSYMNLLENLDRFFPLSSGSRLPPPLPSQTLDICYTSDKPNTKSLQEPHIPTTFVRRSRAKTSPAISNPFTDKLFTCFQTSEPHDHSLNVPFFQPIETMSSRFLTEKENLHLEGPLSHAFPIPKFHFFCKSVDATATNTTNNNNNICEYNDSMLNNKSDGFNYPFFNSNTKNSIALSMCKKLIPRTTDLQTSPCVSFDKSDVMHHDADKNTLPYSQIQEDMIHEFDPSKDCYAWNNPKIMTGKYWNTSLNDKSNPIQKITGFNQPTKKLASHKKPTLCKASLMYFPFCFQKNIHNPYNKVESQQHPPSLHSGFVTNSLTTQPWTSGVTKSVTTNSPSQPITEIPLNDVPQSDDSHALQNFLHIQRQCRPCAFFYSKKKNCRNSYSCKFCHHSDHSIISMKQWKKNMVKKNVSMSVVHCST; this is encoded by the exons atgcGTCAAACTTGCAGATTTTTTGAAACTCATAGTATGAACAACAATACAAATTCTTATGAAACTAAAAAGCCGAATTTGAAATCAAGTATCAATTTTAGATCGCCAACGTTACCAGATGAGTTACTTTTTTCCACTCCAACCGAGTCTctaaacaatttctataatGATTCAGAAAAGACCTATGAATTTTGGAAAGATTCAACAAACGATATAGAcggttttaaacaatttatttatcatgaTGACAGCGAGTCCAATGAATTGATCCCTAGAAAATCGTATGGTTCCTCTGATTGGCAGTCCACTGTATCTAAATTGTTCCCAAAAAGTAAGGAATGgaaggaaacaaaaaagtgCCACTTAGATGACGCCTATGGATTGAGTTCATTGACATTAAGCGATAGCGAAAAAGTGCAAAcgacttcttttttaaattcctccACGACACCTTCGTATACTCTTCCCAGGCCATCTTTTCACACTGTATGTCAACCTGAATGCGCTCAATCGCTTGGatctcattttttaataaataacaatgatTATGCTAAGAGTTTTTCATATAACGCATCTGATAAtgataaaaacattttcgttgAATCCACAAATCAGATCGAATATTTCTCGGAAAACAACGAggcaaattataaaaaaaatagtgccACATGTTCAAATGAATTATGTGATCTATTTCAACAggaatctttattttcatcgattatGGAATATCCATCACCTCAtcattttaattgtgaggcacaaaagaaaaagtatgttAAAGTATCCCTTCCAATGGCTGATGAAAATGCTTCGAAACATCACTTAATACATCGCTCTCATGTCGAAAATCAATCAAATGTTTTGAAAACGTCGTCTTGTGATATATcttataatatcaattattccAACACTTTGCAAACTGAAGTAACCGAATCCATTCAAaacacaaatttaaacttgacTAAAAATGTTACGGAGCCTAAAGAAGTTGCTACAAACGGTTTTTTAAAAGCTGGTAAACCTgatgttaaattttttaacgataacaCCAATGAAATAAGTTCTTTCTCTTCCAAAAACACAACTAACACATTTTATGACAATGTTCagctaaaaaataaagatttgttTATGGAGTCTCATAAATCCTATTTGAACACTCGTCGAAAAACTCTCAATCCTTCCTGTACGGAAACATCCCGTCCTGCTAATTCATATATGAActtattagaaaatttgg ATCGTTTTTTCCCATTATCGTCTGGATCAAGACTACCTCCACCCTTACCCTCTCAGACTTTAGATATTTGTTATACGTCCGATAAACCAAACACAAAATCATTGCAAGAACCTCACATCCCTACAACCTTTGTTAGGCGATCCCGTGCAAAAACATCTCCAGCCATATCTAATCCATTCaccgataaattatttact TGTTTCCAGACATCAGAACCGCATGATCATTCTCTCAACGTACCCTTTTTTCAACCCATCGAAACAATGTCCTCAAGATTTTTAACGGAGAaggaaaatttacatttagagGGTCCTTTGTCCCATGCTTTCCCGATAcccaaatttcattttttttgtaaatctgTAGATGCTACGGCAACAAATACTACtaacaacaataacaatatcTGTGAATATAATGATTCAAtgctaaataataaatcggaTGGATTCAACTATCCTTTTTTCAATTCCAATACAAAAAACTCTATCGCTTTATCAATgtgtaaaaaattgattcctcGAACTACAGACTTACAAACCTCTCCATGTGTTTCCTTTGATAAATCTGACGTCATGCATCATGATGCtgataaaaatacattgcCTTACTCACAGATTCAGGAAGACATGATACATGAATTCGACCCTTCCAAAGATTGTTATGCATGGAATAATCCAAAAATTATGACTGGTAAATATTGGAATACTTCTTTAAATGATAAATCCAATCCTATTCAAAAAATAACAGGTTTCAATCAACCAACTAAAAAACTCGCTTCACACAAAAAACCAACTCTTTGTAAAGCTTCTTTAATGTATTTTCCTTTCTGTTttcaaaagaatattcataaCCCTTACAATAAAGTAGAATCACAGCAACACCCTCCCTCTTTACATTCGGGTTTTGTAACAAACTCTTTAACAACACAGCCATGGACTAGTGGTGTTACAAAGAGTGTCACCACCAATTCGCCAAGTCAACCGATAACTGAAATACCACTAAACGACGTTCCACAATCCGATGACTCTCACGCTTTACAGA ATTTTTTACACATTCAAAGGCAATGTCGACCATGCGCgtttttttatagtaaaaagaaaaactgtcgAAATAGCTACAGTTGCAAATTCTGTCACCACTCGGAtcactcaattatttccatgaaacaatggaaaaaaaatatggtaaaaaaaaatgtttccatgTCGGTTGTACATTGCTCAACATAA
- the LOC128884073 gene encoding uncharacterized protein LOC128884073 isoform X2, with amino-acid sequence MRQTCRFFETHSMNNNTNSYETKKPNLKSSINFRSPTLPDELLFSTPTESLNNFYNDSEKTYEFWKDSTNDIDGFKQFIYHDDSESNELIPRKSYGSSDWQSTVSKLFPKSKEWKETKKCHLDDAYGLSSLTLSDSEKVQTTSFLNSSTTPSYTLPRPSFHTVCQPECAQSLGSHFLINNNDYAKSFSYNASDNDKNIFVESTNQIEYFSENNEANYKKNSATCSNELCDLFQQESLFSSIMEYPSPHHFNCEAQKKKYVKVSLPMADENASKHHLIHRSHVENQSNVLKTSSCDISYNINYSNTLQTEVTESIQNTNLNLTKNVTEPKEVATNGFLKAGKPDVKFFNDNTNEISSFSSKNTTNTFYDNVQLKNKDLFMESHKSYLNTRRKTLNPSCTETSRPANSYMNLLENLDRFFPLSSGSRLPPPLPSQTLDICYTSDKPNTKSLQEPHIPTTFVRRSRAKTSPAISNPFTDKLFTTSEPHDHSLNVPFFQPIETMSSRFLTEKENLHLEGPLSHAFPIPKFHFFCKSVDATATNTTNNNNNICEYNDSMLNNKSDGFNYPFFNSNTKNSIALSMCKKLIPRTTDLQTSPCVSFDKSDVMHHDADKNTLPYSQIQEDMIHEFDPSKDCYAWNNPKIMTGKYWNTSLNDKSNPIQKITGFNQPTKKLASHKKPTLCKASLMYFPFCFQKNIHNPYNKVESQQHPPSLHSGFVTNSLTTQPWTSGVTKSVTTNSPSQPITEIPLNDVPQSDDSHALQNFLHIQRQCRPCAFFYSKKKNCRNSYSCKFCHHSDHSIISMKQWKKNMVKKNVSMSVVHCST; translated from the exons atgcGTCAAACTTGCAGATTTTTTGAAACTCATAGTATGAACAACAATACAAATTCTTATGAAACTAAAAAGCCGAATTTGAAATCAAGTATCAATTTTAGATCGCCAACGTTACCAGATGAGTTACTTTTTTCCACTCCAACCGAGTCTctaaacaatttctataatGATTCAGAAAAGACCTATGAATTTTGGAAAGATTCAACAAACGATATAGAcggttttaaacaatttatttatcatgaTGACAGCGAGTCCAATGAATTGATCCCTAGAAAATCGTATGGTTCCTCTGATTGGCAGTCCACTGTATCTAAATTGTTCCCAAAAAGTAAGGAATGgaaggaaacaaaaaagtgCCACTTAGATGACGCCTATGGATTGAGTTCATTGACATTAAGCGATAGCGAAAAAGTGCAAAcgacttcttttttaaattcctccACGACACCTTCGTATACTCTTCCCAGGCCATCTTTTCACACTGTATGTCAACCTGAATGCGCTCAATCGCTTGGatctcattttttaataaataacaatgatTATGCTAAGAGTTTTTCATATAACGCATCTGATAAtgataaaaacattttcgttgAATCCACAAATCAGATCGAATATTTCTCGGAAAACAACGAggcaaattataaaaaaaatagtgccACATGTTCAAATGAATTATGTGATCTATTTCAACAggaatctttattttcatcgattatGGAATATCCATCACCTCAtcattttaattgtgaggcacaaaagaaaaagtatgttAAAGTATCCCTTCCAATGGCTGATGAAAATGCTTCGAAACATCACTTAATACATCGCTCTCATGTCGAAAATCAATCAAATGTTTTGAAAACGTCGTCTTGTGATATATcttataatatcaattattccAACACTTTGCAAACTGAAGTAACCGAATCCATTCAAaacacaaatttaaacttgacTAAAAATGTTACGGAGCCTAAAGAAGTTGCTACAAACGGTTTTTTAAAAGCTGGTAAACCTgatgttaaattttttaacgataacaCCAATGAAATAAGTTCTTTCTCTTCCAAAAACACAACTAACACATTTTATGACAATGTTCagctaaaaaataaagatttgttTATGGAGTCTCATAAATCCTATTTGAACACTCGTCGAAAAACTCTCAATCCTTCCTGTACGGAAACATCCCGTCCTGCTAATTCATATATGAActtattagaaaatttgg ATCGTTTTTTCCCATTATCGTCTGGATCAAGACTACCTCCACCCTTACCCTCTCAGACTTTAGATATTTGTTATACGTCCGATAAACCAAACACAAAATCATTGCAAGAACCTCACATCCCTACAACCTTTGTTAGGCGATCCCGTGCAAAAACATCTCCAGCCATATCTAATCCATTCaccgataaattatttact ACATCAGAACCGCATGATCATTCTCTCAACGTACCCTTTTTTCAACCCATCGAAACAATGTCCTCAAGATTTTTAACGGAGAaggaaaatttacatttagagGGTCCTTTGTCCCATGCTTTCCCGATAcccaaatttcattttttttgtaaatctgTAGATGCTACGGCAACAAATACTACtaacaacaataacaatatcTGTGAATATAATGATTCAAtgctaaataataaatcggaTGGATTCAACTATCCTTTTTTCAATTCCAATACAAAAAACTCTATCGCTTTATCAATgtgtaaaaaattgattcctcGAACTACAGACTTACAAACCTCTCCATGTGTTTCCTTTGATAAATCTGACGTCATGCATCATGATGCtgataaaaatacattgcCTTACTCACAGATTCAGGAAGACATGATACATGAATTCGACCCTTCCAAAGATTGTTATGCATGGAATAATCCAAAAATTATGACTGGTAAATATTGGAATACTTCTTTAAATGATAAATCCAATCCTATTCAAAAAATAACAGGTTTCAATCAACCAACTAAAAAACTCGCTTCACACAAAAAACCAACTCTTTGTAAAGCTTCTTTAATGTATTTTCCTTTCTGTTttcaaaagaatattcataaCCCTTACAATAAAGTAGAATCACAGCAACACCCTCCCTCTTTACATTCGGGTTTTGTAACAAACTCTTTAACAACACAGCCATGGACTAGTGGTGTTACAAAGAGTGTCACCACCAATTCGCCAAGTCAACCGATAACTGAAATACCACTAAACGACGTTCCACAATCCGATGACTCTCACGCTTTACAGA ATTTTTTACACATTCAAAGGCAATGTCGACCATGCGCgtttttttatagtaaaaagaaaaactgtcgAAATAGCTACAGTTGCAAATTCTGTCACCACTCGGAtcactcaattatttccatgaaacaatggaaaaaaaatatggtaaaaaaaaatgtttccatgTCGGTTGTACATTGCTCAACATAA